One region of Salvia miltiorrhiza cultivar Shanhuang (shh) chromosome 3, IMPLAD_Smil_shh, whole genome shotgun sequence genomic DNA includes:
- the LOC131015450 gene encoding uncharacterized protein LOC131015450, with protein MKCFEWLLACSLITLLSSASYSYGNVMNDKVLRVGEELFKETLPLQSGARLYHLQGLKPQTWYEVKISYPASIPASFSLQLERGTPDLGLNQGRKLLNTEKIIFKADGITSLIERGDMFVLVNVEPEGVVAIPGKQEMEYVVFNIVCDELLLGIPHEAWYVVVFVLLGLVLAFVVPSYLPAFLLPKNGRQPLFDHNVTKAS; from the exons ATGAAATGCTTTGAGTGGTTACTCGCATGCTCTCTGATCACGCTACTTAGTAGTGCATCTTACAGCTATGGAAATGT GATGAACGATAAAGTTTTGCGTGTTGGTGAGGAGCTTTTCAAGGAAACGTTGCCGCTACAAAGTGGTGCTCGCCTCTACCACTTGCAAGGATTAAAACCCCAGACGTGGTATGAAGTGAAGATATCATATCCTGCTTCT ATACCCGCCAGTTTTTCGTTGCAACTAGAAAGAGGCACTCCGGATTTGGGTCTGAATCAAGGAAGAAAATTGCTCAATACTGAAAAGATAATTTTCAAGGCAGACGGAATCACCTCACTGATTGAACGG GGCGATATGTTTGTTCTCGTAAACGTGGAACCTGAAGGAGTTGTCGCAATACCAGGGAAGCAGGAAATGGAATATGTCGTGTTTAATATAG TTTGTGACGAACTGTTGCTGGGCATTCCCCACGAGGCTTGGTACGTCGTAGTTTTCGTATTGCTTGGTTTGGTGTTGGCTTTTGTGGTTCCTTCCTATCTCCCTGCGTTCTTGCTGCCAAAAAATGGTAGACAACCATTGTTTGATCATAATGTCACCAAGGCTTCATGA